AATGAACTCCTGAAAATCCTCACTTGGATCGTAAGAAGACTTCTGCATGGCTATAATCACTATAAATTTGGTGTTCACTTTTAGTCTCTTAAGTTGAAAACCTACTAAAAAGGGGGTAGTAGCTGAGATAAACACAGAAACTCTACTTTTAGACACAAATTTTAGTACTAGCAAAGTAACTAAAAGTACTTATTATGTTTCAAAACTTTTCCATATGTTATATGTCATTTTTGTTTAGAATATTATTTCATTTACTCCTAATCGCTACGGGAAAGAGTTTAAATAATTTCCGAATTAGTCTTGACCTGTATCAAAGGCGATATTTAATTTTTCTACTCCTTTTCCTAGTCAATTTAGGAATACCCTTAATTACCTATTCCTTTACTGCTCCATATATAAACTTTAGACGAGGTTGTCCATCACAACCGAGACTTGCTCCTCTTGTCTTGTCCTCTCATAATTCCATGCATACAATGTCTTCTTCTACTCGACTTCCTTCTGAGATAATTTTTGAGATACTAACTCGAACATCATTGAAAACACTGGACGCTTGCAAGGCCGTTAACAAAGAATGGAACGATTTGATTTTCGAATCGAGTTTCATGCCACAATTTTGTGCAAGGAGTCAAAATATCTCTGGATATTTTGTTCAGACTCTATTATTCTCAAAGTACATAACGGAATTTGTATCGATGGATGGGTGTTCAGGTAATAGTACTAAAGCTCCATTCCACCTTCCTATTGATGATACAGTAAAGCATCGACGGACCTATGACTTTGACATGAAGATTGAGGCCTCCACAAAGCAAGGGATACTATGTTGTGTTAGAAGCACGCCGTCATACGAGTACTATAGATATCACATCTGTAAACCTAGCACTAAGCAATGGCTGAAACTTCCTAATCCAAGAACGCGTTTTAGTACTGTCAAAGTTGCTCTCATTGTACTGAAATCAAATCCTCTCTACTTCAAGATCATAAGGTTGTCGTCCCCTCGGACTAATTATCATCATTATAGGAAACGAGGGCTCCATTACTATCGATGTGAAGTTTTTGATTCAGAAAGTTGGGAGTGGAGGCAAGGAAAAGATTTGTTGGTCCCTCAAGGATTATACTTTGACATATTTAATCCAGCAGTTAATGCAAGTGGTTTGGTTTATTTCAAACTACAAGATGATCAAGTGATGGCTCTAAACTATAATGGGGAAGAGGCTTTTCCAAGATTCTCTCTTCCAAAGCCCCCTTTTAAGTACAGTGATCAACTTGTGGAGTATAAGGGGAAGCTAGGGTTTACATGTCTGTCACCAAAAGGGATAGAGCTGTGGGTTTTCGAGAATGGGAATCAAGTTTGGGAGTTAAAGAAGGAAGTGGGCATTGAAACCTTAAAGGGGGTGACGAAATATCCAAAACTAATTGGGTTTTATAACGCAGACATTGCTGTGATGAAGGATGACAATCGAGTTATCTTCTACAAGCTGCAAGACAAGAGCTTTAATGTGGTGAAACTGTATAGATGGCAAGATGTTCAAGAAATCTTCCCTTTTAGATCAGATTTAGAGCGAATTGATCTGAGGATGCGAGGAGCCAACATTGTTTCATCCACCAGACAAATCTATCATCCCTCTTGGATTTCCTTAGTTAttgttttcatttttcttttcggTATTTTGTTTTCTCATGCATGAGACATTTGTCGGAATGATCTATTGATTTGCTTATTCTGCCCAAATGTATGTGGAAAAACGTAGAAGTTATGAATGTCTTATTTTTATGATGGTTTACTATGAACATTTATCTAATGTATTAAGTACGCTTATGTATACCTTCAAGCTGTTCCTTTTATGGTAATTAGTTAACATATTGCTGCTTGCGAGCTTGTTTTAGTTTAGCATTAATTTTTAATCAGTTGCAGTTTATAAATGTCAGCCTGAATATAATGGAAGGATGCAAAAATTCATATAGCCCACTCTTCATTATtgctgttacactccataataatccgggctacttgtattaaaacaagaaagaatgagttaagaaggttcaaggaaagttaatcgagttagtaaaaATATCGTTgtatatatggtttccttaagtatcccaaggtgacatggttacctaaaggatttgaaatcgcgctatgagtatgtatatgaggtaatgcgagtgaccttttaaagtaattgagattattagtaatgatatagaggatggacaaaagatatgaatatacttttgcgattggagtttcgtcaaagttttgtgagttctctagttatgtttaaggttattgtgattctctggacccttcgagacgtgtatatggatttttattgatgtatataagtgtgtatatgtatgtataagaggttacatgaggttggaagaggattagaagttaaacgaaatgaatcggaacaacttcaataaaatctcggaccagatttttagcccatattgttggaggcatatctcctagtatacattgagttttaaggtgtttcaaaagcctaaaattaagttcatcgagtctagtttacaacgcaacaaacctctcgtcaaaataatatcgggataaggagatatggacgatgcaagttggattattaagtggggattaagacttaaatgttcacaaattttacactagtggccgtgtggggtccactagcacataacaaaatctgatttttatccCATGCTTGAGTTGGGGGACGTGTAATACCCCCCTTGGGCAGCAAAATGTCTAactttgttgaccaaaagttgcatgccaactcatttTCCAATCCCACAAATtaacaagagagagaagctctcatcttctccaagtgaaggagagagagagagccacggtTTCCATGGAAGCTCCACCACCATTGCACGGCTAGCCCTTCTATTTTTCttaccattaaacccctaaagtgttctacacattcaccattaagtttcaagtgaagaagaaaccataaacatgccattcaTGCTCCTATAAGCTCACAGACAGATTTGGGTTCTCCAAGTAgattcaaaaaatatattttcttcaagtgtttcaacccttATAAAGGTGCAttagaacgtgtagtagttgttggaaagaaacaaggaggtatagcatttcaatagggttgaagattcggccaaggttgaagaacaagttgtaaggtaagaatgcttattgttcttatgtttcatgacgatttgaatgtatagttcatgaaggttgttgttggattgttgttgtagttgaagtaggggTGAGCCGtgagtattggtgaagtcatggttgattttattttgcttgtattgttgatgaattgaatgtgtgtcaacatatgtgaATGAACAAAGAttttagaagttggtttatgatgttgtatgttggtattggactgtttttcttaaaatttaaatgagccgtgAGTTGTAGGTTTTAATGGAAATCATGCTTAAACTTCTTGTACATatattggaagtggattgaatgtgttgtagtatggataaatggatgaaaatcatgaagttgttggagtggtgttgtagccgtgtgaggggactgttttaggggagattatggactgttttgtgtcacttttttattgttgttgttatggacattgtggtgtgttgtatgcatgttgaatatgtgaattaaggtgttaaagaaatgaattatgttgaaacagtggactgttttagtgctagaggtgaaattgtatgtgttgagtgttgattcttgttatgaacgtttagtggaagtgaagcataatgattcgagttgaaattgagatgaattgtgggctgttataagaatggaaatgatgctaaaacagttctaagcatcatgaaagtaatgtcattaaacatgttgttgtcgttgtaaggttttagtgtcgacaatgtagctatttgcgtacgaatttggtgatatatttatcatgtgactgctggtcgtattttactaaaattatatgaaatgaagacatgaaataatgtgtaagaatcatatgtggtttgcttggtatgttcgtaaacgtttgcaagaattccgggcacctttatgttgttgattagggactgttttgggcgtgttgttggttagggactatTTTGGACGTGtcgtggttaggaactgttttggacatgttgtcttctttaaattggaaagactaatgatagttaagaatatatattgtatttacgttgtttgggttgttgtaaagttgttacacgaaaacgttaaggctacggattattaggagtaacttgagaatgtagtagccgtatgtgaatcgttatggaatgttgtgaatatgggctatttggaatgttatgtgggctgtccggattggtattgaacatatgattattgatgttggatcggttgtatgtagttggtttgaatgcgaacgaaacgtcgtctaaatgtttgaaagggattgttaacgttaaagtacgtattgaattccctcgtagactaattgtagctcttgatatcttgatataggataagtgtttttgggcagcaagtacaagttagattacgactaaacgctaaaggtatgtaaagcctattccttctttcttttggcatgtcctagacgtaagtatgaaatgctatgaaccttggggtaaattctattctctagttccatgcatgacttatgattctatatttccttaatgctattgtcacgagcctaccatatgattgattaatgaatgatgtatagaagttcctactcttaaaagaatggcatgaatagaagcatacttgactttcaaaaactacatcatggaaattgatacatgtacatgaaagctgaaacgttccttgctatggcttgtaatgagagttgaaaagaattgaatatgattattatcccaatactttagagctggtcagttacttatctattgagtctcaaaagatgatttgcatatatgtggttgcttattattctgctcgtgcttaccgctatatccttcactgagtcccgggccaggacacgttttcgtgcgcatgtttactatattaatcaccgagtccctcactagagggccgggacatgt
Above is a genomic segment from Lycium barbarum isolate Lr01 chromosome 12, ASM1917538v2, whole genome shotgun sequence containing:
- the LOC132624671 gene encoding putative F-box protein At5g50220, producing the protein MSSSTRLPSEIIFEILTRTSLKTLDACKAVNKEWNDLIFESSFMPQFCARSQNISGYFVQTLLFSKYITEFVSMDGCSGNSTKAPFHLPIDDTVKHRRTYDFDMKIEASTKQGILCCVRSTPSYEYYRYHICKPSTKQWLKLPNPRTRFSTVKVALIVLKSNPLYFKIIRLSSPRTNYHHYRKRGLHYYRCEVFDSESWEWRQGKDLLVPQGLYFDIFNPAVNASGLVYFKLQDDQVMALNYNGEEAFPRFSLPKPPFKYSDQLVEYKGKLGFTCLSPKGIELWVFENGNQVWELKKEVGIETLKGVTKYPKLIGFYNADIAVMKDDNRVIFYKLQDKSFNVVKLYRWQDVQEIFPFRSDLERIDLRMRGANIVSSTRQIYHPSWISLVIVFIFLFGILFSHA